In Osmerus eperlanus chromosome 4, fOsmEpe2.1, whole genome shotgun sequence, the sequence GCCAGGCTCCAGTTCATTCAGCGCCATGGCAAAGTTAGTGAAGTTATACATCTGTAGGGAGGCAAAGATGAGtcagtggaatgtgtgtgtgcatgtgtgtgtgtatttactgcGTGTTAGTCGGCTACCTCGGTGGAGTGAGCTGGTCGGGATGAGATCCTCCAGAGGAGTGTGCTGCCAGGGATGACAGCTACAGTCTCCTGGGCCTCAGGCATGTCATCCGCATCATCATTCTCTGCCCCCTCAGGCTCCTCctggacacggacacacacacacacacacacacacatcagaccaacaccaaacacacacacatcagaccaacaccaaacacacacacatcagaccaacaccaatcacatacacacattagaccaacaccgaacacacacacattagaccaacaccaaacacacacatcagaccaacaccaaatacacacaaacacacatcagaacaacaccaatcacacacacgcacgcatcagaccaacacctaacacacacacatgcatcagaCCAAcaccaaacacatacacacatcggATTaacatcaaacacaaacacacatcagaccaacacaaaacacacacatacacacagacagacacagatacacaccagaccaacactaaacacacacagtcatatctAAAGCACAGACAGTACATTCACACGTTTTTCCAACAAACTCCACTAATTCACTACTCTGCACTGTGCTGTAGTACACCTTAACACTACACAGCTAAATACCACCACAGCAGCCTAGActaatctctgtgtgtgtttacctggatGCTGTGTCGTGGGCTCGCTACCAACACCAAACAAGAATCGAAACCAGGAATGAGTCATCATGACACAGCTGAACATAGCTAGGCTTGTTCAGTCAGTGAATGACATACTTCTCACCTCAGGAGGAATTCCCATGAGAAGGCTTTCTAAAGGCCTGTCGGCTGCTCTTGTTTAAACGGAGCTTCCATTTCATTTAGTGTTTGTCTTGAAGTTGCTAGACTGCTGCTGTATGACGTCTGCATGTGTCTTGTCCTTGGCTCAACTTGGTGTACAGGTGTAAGGTACTTGGTCTGTTTGACTGACTAGCTGGATGTGTCTGATTGATTGACTGATACGTTCGAGTGAATGGTTGACTGGCGCGTTCTGAATGACTGGCTGTCTGTGTCTCGCCAGCTTGAGTTTCTTGTAGTCTTATCTCATCTATATCCACTGACTTGGCTATTGACTGACTGACGGGTAGATTGACTGAATGACTGTGTggctgacagactgactgactggcttactgactgactgactaactgactggcttactgactgactggatggctggctggctgactgtgtggctgactgactggctggatggatggctgaccgactgactgactgactagtTCTGCCTGTATGGCTGGATGTCTggctctgactggctggcttactgactgactggcaggttgacagactgactgactggcttactgactgactggcagGCTCCATTTCCGTCTTACCTGCTTGGTTTTCTTGGGGTCGGCCTTCTTTTCTGCCTTCTTGTTGAGGTCATAGGTCTGAGGGTCGACGCTCCACATGCACTCGGTCCACTTCCCGTAGATCACACACTTCTTCTTCTTACTGAGGAGGCAGATGGGGATGTTAGCGGGGCTGGAAAACATTCTAATCTAGAGCCACACAAGCGATCTGACAGGATCTGGACCCATCTGGTTTGATCCACCATCACGATTTGGAATAAGAGTTCAAAAGATACTGAGGGTCACTGGGTCAAGTGAAAAAGAAATCATTCTGAATTCTAACAGCTGGAGAGAATATCAGGTGTACAGATAGCCACAGAAGCTGGTCAGATGTAGTTGACATGAGGGGAGTCCAGATATTCTTGTTGACCCCTACCTCTTATCTTGAATGTAGCCCTCTACTCTGTGTAGCTCCTTCCCAAACAGGCCGCAAGGCTTGAAGTTCAGCACACACTTTTCTCCAGTACTGAGGGGGAACAGACAGGCTCTGGTTACACAGTCAGCACAGATGGTGCGGTTAATTGGTAAGGTTAGGTTAGGTTGTATGTTTAGATAGTAAAGTTAGAGATAGAAAAGTTAGGTCAGATGGTAAATTTGTCTAGTTAGGTCAGTTGGTAAAGTCTGATGGTAAGGTGAGATGGTCAGTTTAGTTGGTCAGATAGTCAGGCGAGATGGTCAGGTTAGTTGGTTAGATAGTCAGGCGAGATGGTCAGGTTAGTTGGTTAGATAGTCAGGCGAGATGGTCAGGTTAGTTGGTTAGATGGTCAGGCGAGATGGTCAGGTTAGTTGGTTAGATGGTCAGGTGAGATGGTCAGGTTAGTTGGTTAGATGGTCAATTGAGGTCAGGTTGAACCTCTGCACACCTGTGGTTCAGGATCTCCACCGTGCCGTACTGTTCTATCCACAGCTTGCCCAGGATCACGTTGTGGACACAGCAGAAGGGATTGCTCCATGTGTACACCTCCTtgtgcctgagagagagagagcgagagagaggtggggtgtaAAGAATATTAAGAGGGTCCACAAtacctcagaacacacacacacacacaaagacacacactcccaactCACTTGAGGAGCTCTAGTGTAATGATTCCCTTGGGCTCCGCCTCAACGCTCTTGCCCCAGAACTTGAGCTTGGGGTAGATGGATCCGTGGAAGACAAAGTCTCCCGTCAAGCTCTCTGCGTGGAAGGCACTGACTGGAGGGTGGTGGCTCACCTGCTCTGACACCAGCCTGAAGCCCTGGTCCTCTCTGAAGGGGCCGGGGTACAACAGAGAGACATGAACAACTGTGATGATGTGTATGAGGATCAATAGGTGTGTGGATCTCTGTtgattgttggtgtgtgtgtctctgttagtGTGTATCTCTGTTGAGGTGTAtacgtgtgcatctgtgtgtgtgtgtgtgtgtgtttggtcaccTGATGAGTTCGTAGGTCTCTCCCAGTAGTGGGTTGAAGGGTTTTCCAGTCCTGTCCCACTGGGAggccacagcagacacagcgaAAGCAGCTaccgcctggacacacacacacgctgaggattcacacacacacacaatacactgaGCGAACGAGGGCCCTGCATGCGTGTTCCCCCCTACCTGCATGCGTT encodes:
- the LOC134018438 gene encoding oxysterol-binding protein-related protein 2-like is translated as MNNEDEFYDAVTGLDSDESYEGVSEASFKDAVVFDGSQQNNGSVPQENGIKKHRARLPAPMFSRNNFSVWSILKKCIGLELSKITMPIVFNEPLSFLQRISEYMEHTYLINKACSLSDSTERMQAVAAFAVSAVASQWDRTGKPFNPLLGETYELIREDQGFRLVSEQVSHHPPVSAFHAESLTGDFVFHGSIYPKLKFWGKSVEAEPKGIITLELLKHKEVYTWSNPFCCVHNVILGKLWIEQYGTVEILNHSTGEKCVLNFKPCGLFGKELHRVEGYIQDKSKKKKCVIYGKWTECMWSVDPQTYDLNKKAEKKADPKKTKQEEPEGAENDDADDMPEAQETVAVIPGSTLLWRISSRPAHSTEMYNFTNFAMALNELEPGMEGTLAPTDCRLRPDIRAMEHGNMDEASREKERLEEKQRAARKERARTEEEWSTRWFQSGTNPYTSSQDWLYTGGYFSRNYTDLPDIY